The following are from one region of the Silene latifolia isolate original U9 population chromosome 9, ASM4854445v1, whole genome shotgun sequence genome:
- the LOC141601423 gene encoding protein FAR1-RELATED SEQUENCE 3-like encodes MNEYHKQLIIQNSRANVGASLTYNLCKEQVEGFENVGASLMQFKNIQRDVKCFINGKDGHMIVSRLETLCETKGLEFAYETDSDKALTRIFWTNVEVKRCYSLFGDAISFDPTYATSKYNMVFTAFTDIDNHKKSITFGCALLALEDDDSFIWAF; translated from the coding sequence ATGAACGAATATCATAAGCAGTTGATTATCCAGAATTCGAGAGCGAATGTTGgggctagtttaacatacaaCTTATGCAAGGAGCAAGTAGAGGGTTTTGAAAATGTGGGAGCTTCCCTTATGCAATTCAAGAATATCCAACGGGATGTGAAGTGTTTCATTAATGGGAAGGATGGACACATGATTGTGTCACGTTTAGAAACCCTCTGTGAAACGAAGGGGTTGGAATTTGCGTATGAAACAGATTCTGACAAAGCTTTGACAAGGATATTTTGGACAAATGTGGAAGTGAAGAGATGCTACTCATTATTTGGTGATGCAATTTCATTTGATCCAACTTATGCAACTAGCAAATATAACATGGTCTTCACGGCTTTCACTGACATTGAcaatcataaaaagtcaataacATTTGGATGCGCGCTTTTAGCACTTGAAGATGATGATTCATTTATTTGGGCGTTTTAG